ACCAACTGACTTAACTGGTTGGAATACGGCAAATGCTTGAGCTGTTTTATCATACCAGCCGCTGTCGCGAAGCTCTTGCATAAAGATATCATCAGCAAGACGAAGAATATCTGCATATTCTTTTTTCACTTCACCCAAAATACGAACACCTAAACCAGGACCTGGGAATGGATGACGGTAAATCATGCTATGAGGTAAGCCAAGTGTCGTACCTAATTTACGAACTTCATCTTTAAACAAGTCACGTAAAGGTTCAACTAACTCAAACTCTAAATCGTCTGGTAAGCCACCCACGTTATGGTGAGATTTAATAACGTGCGCTTTACCTTGTTTGCTTGCAGCAGATTCGATTACATCTGGGTAAATCGTACCTTGTGCTAAGAATTTCACGCCATCAAGTTTACGTGCTTCTTCAGCAAAAACTTCAATAAACTCACGACCAATGATTTTACGTTTTTTCTCTGGATCAACTTCACCAGCCAATGCAGTTAAGAAACGTTGTTCAGCATCTGCACGAATAACACGGATACCCATGTTTTCAGCAAACATTTGCATTACTTGGTCACCTTCGTTTAAACGAAGTAAACCGTTATCAACGAATACGCATGTTAGCTGGTCGCCAATTGCTTTGTGTAAAAGCGCAGCAACTACAGATGAGTCAACACCACCAGAAAGACCTAAAAGAACTTTTTCATCACCGATCTGTTCACGTAGTTGTTCTACACGTAAGTCGATGATGTGTTCAGGTGTCCAAAGGCCACCACATCCACAAATTTTATGAACAAAATTTGCAAGTAATTCTTCACCTTTTGCCGTGTGCGTTACTTCTGGGTGGAATTGCACACCATAGAAACGGCGTGTTTCGTCACTTACAGCA
This genomic stretch from Acinetobacter oleivorans DR1 harbors:
- the guaA gene encoding glutamine-hydrolyzing GMP synthase, which gives rise to MTTNTQITEDRILILDFGSQYSQLIARRVREAGVYSEMYAFDMSEEDVRAFKPNGIILSGGPESVHEEGSPRAPQVVFELGVPVLGICYGLQTMSEQLGGKVEPGTVHEFGYAEVDIVKRDQLIGNLQDREDQLHVWMSHGDKVSQIPEGFSITASTPSCPVAAVSDETRRFYGVQFHPEVTHTAKGEELLANFVHKICGCGGLWTPEHIIDLRVEQLREQIGDEKVLLGLSGGVDSSVVAALLHKAIGDQLTCVFVDNGLLRLNEGDQVMQMFAENMGIRVIRADAEQRFLTALAGEVDPEKKRKIIGREFIEVFAEEARKLDGVKFLAQGTIYPDVIESAASKQGKAHVIKSHHNVGGLPDDLEFELVEPLRDLFKDEVRKLGTTLGLPHSMIYRHPFPGPGLGVRILGEVKKEYADILRLADDIFMQELRDSGWYDKTAQAFAVFQPVKSVGVVGDGRRYAWVIALRAVETVDFMTARFAHLPYELVDKISTRIMNEIKDVSRVVYDVSSKPPATIEWE